Proteins co-encoded in one Deltaproteobacteria bacterium genomic window:
- a CDS encoding FAD-binding protein, with amino-acid sequence MVNSRIQTDVAIIGGGGAGIPAAIEVARAGGKAIVLEGAAECGGTAAISGGGCCIVGTPLQKSQGIEDTPDMAFSDWIKFGGGQADEVWARYYLEHTLHDLYHWAESGGVKWVDMKVQEGNSVLRWHRPDNNGLGLMTALITSAGKIPNITIMTSTKAGKLLTQDGHVRGVTAIHGNESFDIHSKTVVVATGGFNSNLEMVLEHRPEFKNFKVMEGSGFGAKGEGHKMIQELGGFFTHMDCIWFYVYATPDYRDPQQRRGLVFRMVPGYIWFNQQGKRFHNESLTGGASASPALLAQRPPHAWAIADTPMLAKIDVADPYYRRGEVIDRAKVEELLNNSPFIKKADTLEDLGKKTAVEDVKNFVAEIEEYNKCFDAKLEKDPKFGKSLNASKKFDTPPYYAIQIFPLARKNFGGAKTDLRCRALNKFFEPIPGLYAAGEVAGMAGGHINGKAGLEGTMLGPSIFSGRVAGAWAAHEAGFGPGFIGKPNRPELD; translated from the coding sequence CGATCGTTCTCGAAGGCGCGGCCGAATGCGGCGGCACCGCGGCGATCTCCGGCGGCGGTTGCTGCATCGTCGGCACGCCGCTGCAAAAATCCCAGGGCATCGAAGACACACCGGACATGGCGTTCAGTGATTGGATCAAATTTGGCGGTGGCCAAGCCGACGAAGTCTGGGCGCGCTACTATCTAGAACACACGCTGCACGATCTCTATCACTGGGCCGAAAGCGGCGGCGTCAAATGGGTCGACATGAAAGTTCAGGAGGGCAACAGCGTGCTGCGTTGGCACCGGCCTGACAACAACGGCCTTGGTTTGATGACCGCGCTGATCACATCCGCAGGAAAAATTCCCAACATCACCATCATGACCTCGACCAAAGCCGGCAAACTGCTCACCCAAGACGGTCACGTCCGCGGCGTAACGGCGATTCACGGCAACGAATCGTTCGACATCCACAGCAAGACAGTGGTCGTTGCCACCGGAGGATTCAATTCTAATTTGGAAATGGTCTTGGAACACCGCCCTGAATTCAAAAACTTCAAAGTCATGGAAGGCTCCGGTTTCGGCGCCAAGGGCGAAGGCCACAAGATGATCCAAGAACTCGGCGGCTTCTTCACCCACATGGACTGCATCTGGTTCTACGTCTACGCGACACCCGACTACCGCGACCCACAACAGCGGCGCGGTTTAGTTTTTCGCATGGTGCCGGGCTACATCTGGTTCAACCAGCAGGGAAAACGCTTTCACAACGAGTCGCTCACCGGCGGCGCGTCAGCTTCGCCGGCGTTGCTGGCGCAAAGACCGCCCCACGCATGGGCCATCGCCGACACGCCGATGCTGGCGAAGATCGACGTTGCCGATCCCTATTATCGGCGCGGCGAAGTGATCGACCGCGCCAAGGTTGAAGAGCTTTTGAATAATTCGCCTTTTATAAAGAAAGCCGACACGCTCGAAGATCTCGGCAAAAAAACCGCCGTGGAGGATGTGAAAAACTTTGTCGCGGAAATCGAAGAGTACAACAAATGCTTCGACGCCAAATTAGAAAAAGATCCAAAGTTCGGCAAGTCGCTCAATGCTTCGAAGAAATTCGACACGCCGCCCTACTACGCGATTCAAATTTTTCCCTTGGCGCGGAAAAATTTCGGCGGCGCGAAAACCGATCTGCGCTGCCGCGCATTGAATAAATTCTTCGAACCGATCCCCGGCCTCTACGCGGCGGGCGAAGTCGCCGGCATGGCCGGCGGACATATCAATGGCAAAGCTGGACTCGAAGGCACCATGCTCGGCCCATCGATCTTCAGCGGCCGCGTCGCCGGCGCCTGGGCCGCCCACGAAGCCGGCTTCGGCCCCGGCTTCATCGGCAAACCGAACCGACCGGAGCTGGATTGA